DNA from Ictalurus punctatus breed USDA103 chromosome 20, Coco_2.0, whole genome shotgun sequence:
tactgtcctttttaaatgaatatatattaatatttcttaactattaatattaaagtgaataaaagatatacatccaatcAGAACCAAacagtaacactccaaataacaaataaaattagaGACCATCGAATTGAATCAGAAAACACTTCGAACAACAcgacaaaatttgtcagtgttagtttttatttcgcctctagaggccgctctcgtaccgtGTAATGATGGCGGACTGTTCTCAGCCACGGACGCgaccgggaaaaactatcggtgtggatttttgccgataaGCGACACTTCAAGCAGTCGGTTATCGTGCTGATTAATCGACCTCTACCCCAAACCAGAGCGAACTGTCATATTAATATATCTGATGTATTTCAGAGTAGAGTTTCTTTTAATCAATATCCGTAAAAGACAGTAAAGTCTCGCTGCAGTACAGTTCTCAGTCTTCATAAATTTCCTTAAAggtttgcaaactttttttACACTCGAGTTTTTGGATaccattttatgttttaaaagatAATAACCCTGTATAATGTACTGAATTGCATGCAGCATCCAGCAGTGACTCCAGAGGAACCTCCTCTTCGTCACAGAACCAGAAGAAGAACGTTCTGGTTGGGAAACGGCCCGGTTTGGGTGTCGGCAGCATGTTCAATCAGTATAAGAGCTACTCCCACACCAAAAAAACACCACTTCAGATCCCCCGACCGAGTGTCTTCAGCTCACCAGACGACGACGACGAGGACGAGTACGACGACGCCTACTACCTGGAGGTCAAAGGTAACCCGAcagtcctttttttaaaatccatttatactTTCCAGTCAATTCCAGTCTCATGTCCTACTGCTTTATGTTAATGAAACGATTAacatatgtaaaaaaaagattcttcaaaatgaaaatgtcaaCATTCCCTTTACCAAAGAGAGGACTACACTCTCTAATACTACCCATTTGCCATCTGTTATTTTGTATAcagggtgtctgaaaagtcaggaGCCAACGAGAATAAAACTACAAATACttcattttgtatttcttttttacaaCATATAAtctacatgttttgttttgttttgtctgtcttCTGGATTTTGCTCAACATATTCAGATCGACATATTTTCTCAACATAATCCCATTGGGTcctgactttttggacaccctgAATTTTATTGTTCTTGACTCAGTATGCAAATACACGACCGGTTAAATGTTTAGACAcatttgatgtttatttaaaaaaaaataaaaattattccacattttagaataataataacaaagtcatcaaaactctggagtaacacaaatggaactatgagaattatgttgtgattaaaaaaatccaaaataaatcaaaataatttcatgttttagcattttcaaagtagacgctctttttgcctagaatttccagaaatgtattcttggaattttctcaaccgatttctggaagaatttccctgagatgatttttaaacagtattaaaggagttcccaccgacgccggactcttatcgactgcttttcagaatatttcactccgagtcgtccgtttaaaacgcggtttgttttttgtgtgtgtgtgtaaataaaatgttagttttagtctaatgaaagaaacgaatatgtcggcacgattatatttttgtctccgACACCGATTTCAAGCATTTAATCCTACACCttaagatcaaaaggtttttaagatcatgagaagcATTTCAGTCGcgtgtctacaaacttttgaccggttgTGTACAAATACAATACCAGTTCGATTTGCTAGTCTTGTGCTGAATCTTCAGTTCATGCAAATCTAGTTTTCATTTAGGAAATAAGAGTTCTAGCTCTTAAAGGCATGTTGTAGTTTTTTCAAATTGAGCTTGTAGCGTAACAGGCTGTGGAAACATGCTGTTGTGGTAGATTCTACACGTTTCACAGCGTGCCGCACCTCGTGTCCTGTCTTATTAGTACGCagttgtgcatgtgtgagttATGGCGGAGTACTCATAGCCTGCTTAAAGTTTCCCCCCCAGAGGATGAAGATCTGGCCCACATCATCAACCGGTTGGCTGCTTTCATTGCCGAAGGCGGGCCAGAGCTTGAGAGGAAAGCTTTGGAAGACTATAAGGACAATCCCATGTTCTCGTAAGTCCTTTGGCTGAGGGTAAAACTAACTCCACACTTCATCTCTGACGGAGACAAAACGTGACCCGTGTCTTCACTTTTGCACAGGTTCTTATTCGAGAAGGACAGCAAGGAATATCTGTACTTTCGCAAGAAATTAGCGCGACTTCGACAAGAGAACCATGGCTCATCTACACCAACTGATGGTAAGAGAGcatacatgttttgttttttgtttttctctccttcGCTATTCTCAGATTGTGTCAgtaagaaagagtgagagagagagagagagcacaataAATTTATACAGCTGTTTCAGTACATCCACATTAAAAGAATAACCCTACAATTTCAAATACACATCAGTCTCACTCTGAGTGTAAAGAAAGGTTCAAAGATTACCTACGTGCCGCCCCCTCCCCTCCCTCTTTTATTCCTCCACCTGCAGTAGACTGATATGAGGCAGTTGAGTAGTAGTTTGAATTGAGTCCCAGTACTGATAAGCTGCTTAAAGTCTCCTCCTCAGTGGACGAGGACACGAAGAAGGTGGCGGAGAAGCTGGCCCGCTTCGTGGCCGACGGTGGGCCAGAGGTGGAGGCCATCGCTATCAAACACAACCACGACAACCCCACCTTCAGGTGAGACTTTTCACACGTGAGTCAATTTGTGCTTTCCATGACGGTCTATTCACAGAAAAACACAACTAAACGACACAAAAGTGTGTGATGTTCTTAAATGACTTCTTTTGTACCACAACCCATTTTGCACCAAGCCGAATGCTAAGAAACAGCATCGTGTTCACGTGCGCTATATTATTAACCCCTTTTAGGCCAATACTGTGTAGAAATTATGTTGTGGAGTCATTTTGAACTGAGAGTTTATAAGTGTTGAAAAGTGACTGGTACCACAATACACCTAGTCCAATATAaggccagagccatatctccctgcagttctcacctggtttcccgttgagcctggccagtacctgggggaaaactaaggtcgctgttggaagtggtattagtgaggccagcagggggcgctcaccctgttgtttttttgtgggtcctaatgccccagtatagtgacagggacactatactgtaaaaacagcaccgtctttaggatgagacgttaaacctgatgagtcctgactctctgtggtcgataaaaatcccaggacacttatagTAAAAGAGTAGCGGTATAACCCCGGCATCGTGGCGAAATTACCCCATTGGCCTTTCTCTATCATGGctccctaataatccccatctctgaactggctacgtcactctctcctctccactaatagctggagTGTGTTGAGCGtcctggcgcactatggctgccgtcgcatcatccaggtggatgctacacaatAGTGGTGGTTGATGAGGTTCCctcccccatactatgtaaagaaGTGCTCTGAGTTTCTAGGAAAAAAGGGCCATATAAATGTAAGgacttaataataaaaataataagtaagCTGGACCCCCAAAAAAATCTCTTTAGTAAACCAGCAACACATGAAAACTTCCAAgattagaatgagtgtgtgcgaaatcgtagtatgttgaaataaGAATACCCGGATGGTCTATTATTTCCGGTCGATTTTCAAAGTATGGATACGTGAATACTTGTGTATCTCCAGTGCACTTCCTGGTTTCACCTATCCCAATTGTGTTCAACGCATTATTAGACTAGGCTAAAAAGATCAAAACAGACCATATGAGCTGtaaattttaaaattttatactTAAGCTTTTATTGGCTTAAGGACATGACTGACAATAAACAGCTCTTCCTTCTCCAGCTTCCTATACGATCACCAAAGTCCAGCTCACCGCTTCTACAAATCCAAAGTGGAGGAGTACCGTCAGGCCAAAAGCCGATCTGCACCTCTGTCTAGTGTCGAGTCCTCTTCGGGCACCAAGCGCTCAGTTGCGACACCACCGTCTCCGACTCCGTACAACCTCAGTTCATCCAAGGCGGAGCAGAATCAGGACCTGGCTCCTACAGGTGTAAAGCGCAAGAGGAAGAGTCGCTGGGGGTCTGAGGGTGACCGAGTGGAGCTGCCGGTCCCTTCTGTCGTCATCCCTCAAATGGTTAAGCCAGATCCTGATTCTCCCGCGCTGTCCGGTACTCTACCATGtttatgtgttttatatattatatatatatatatatatcagaaagAAGTACACATACTAGGCATGTGCTGTACTGTAGTACACATGGACCTGTAAGCTAAGCTCATACCTTAACTGGTTGTTTAGAGTTCTCCTTCGTagaacatgaaatgaaatgaagcaGCATGGGCAAAGCCAAGCAGCAAATGTTTTTAGGCTGTTGTGTAAGTACAGGCTTAGCCAAGTACACTGCTTAATATGAAATGAACATATGTGcttattggtgtgtgtgtgtgtgtgcatgcaatgTATCTGAATTACAGAGCAGGATCTGATAGGATTGGGTTATAAGAAAGGGAAGCCGGTTGGTCTGGTGGGAGTCACCGAGCTCTCTGAGGACCAGAAGAAACAACTCAAAGAACAGCAGGAGGTACGAAACACACGCCGCAACGTACCGTGTTGGAAATCTGACTCTTTTTATATGTTATTTGAATTAGCGAGAGAAATGTGTGAGACGCTACACTCTGCATTCATAAAGTGTAAAGCGAAAGTGAAAATTCTGCCAGGTTTTATCATCTTGCCTAAAACGACCCCACCAACTTGTTTGATTTAAGCCGCTTTAGCGTACCCCGAGGCTGAATCCCGAAGAGCCTTTTTACAACATGTACAAATAACATAGTAAAGTTTATTCTGGCACCGAAAAAGAgcgattttattttttattgttcgTTCCCCGacatttagaataataataaagtcatcttcaaagtagacgccctttttgcctagaatttccagaaatgtattcttggcattttctcaaccgatttcttgaggaatttccctgagatgctttttaaacagtattaaaggagttcccgcCTACGCCGGACACTTATCGAccgcttttcggaatatttcgctccgggtcgtccgtttaaaaagaCATCAAATGGTTCACTAGACATATTTAAGTATTCAAAAAGCTCTGATTATGATCATCATTGCCTTTAAATGCACGTATTAGTCGGTTGTGTTAGATGCCAAGATTTAACACGTTTGAAGGGGAATTTACAAGGTGTCATCGTTAATACCTCTTGTTACGTTGGTGTAATTTGTACCCAGATGCAGGAGATGTTCGATATGATCATGAAGCACAAGAGGGCAATGCAGGAGATGCAGATGATGTGGGAGAAGGCTGTGCGGGATCACCAGCACGAGTACGACAGCGACGAGGAGATCGACTCCAGGAACGGCACCTGGGAACACCGACTCCGAAAGATGGAGATGGAAAAAACAAGGGGTCAGCGAACTTTGTTTCAGGACATATGGGTTACAACTAGGAATACGTCCAACTGAAATGGAGTTTGGGTGCAGTTTGACTACGACTACAGCTAGCAAACACGATCCTGCGATCATTATCGGGTGTCGTATCACGTGtccttgtgtttttattttcgaTTTTGATGTCTTTCGGGGCAGAGTGGGCCGAGCAGCTGACCGAGATGGGAAAAGGAAAGCATTTCATTGGTGACTTCCTGCCGCCCGACGAGCTGGAGAAGTTCATGGAAACGTTTAAGGCTTTAAAGGTGAGAGATTTATCTTTTGTAAAAGCATCGATCAGACCTTAGAGCGCCACAAAGACCTCGCCATGTGTATCTGAATATTTCCGAAGACACCGTTTTATCCCCGTCCATACCAACTACATTTGTGAAAACATGTGTCCATGCTGGAATGCATGGATTTTGATGCAGTGATCTTGGcgtatgtttattttttcattcttattttaaaaataaaataaaattaagaaaatgtgaaaatgctaCCATCCTGGAGGATGTTCTTCAAAAACttcaaaaacttttttaaaatatctgtaTATGTAGATAGTGTATATGATTTATAGTGAATGCTTGGCCTTAGTGCTTCTGATATATTGATGATGTCATTGCTGTGTGTATTGATGCCTGTCTGCTTTATTTAATGATAAATGTTATTACACACAGGTTTTCTAGGAGATTTTCAATACGTCCGTGTTGACTATTGCATGTCCGTGGCTTTTCATTGTGCAGGAAGGCAGAGATCCAGACTACTCGGAGTATAAAGAGTTCAAGCTGACTGTAGAGAACATCGGCTTCAAGATGCTGATGAAAATGGGCTGGAAGGAGGGAGAGGGTCTGGGCTCCGAGAGCCAGGGCATCAAGAACCCTGTGAACAAGTAAAGACTAGAGTTATTGCATTTTGTTGCACATGAAAAGAATACACTCTTATATAATGCCTGGCATGATTATAAAGATGACATCTTGACTTCTTTTCGAATCTTCTATATCTCATCCATACACCGCTGTGTATTAATAAGCACAACCACAGAGAAATCGTAATACTTGTGTATCATTAAGGCTGCACTTAATGAAGTTTGACTTCTTCATTAATGAAAACTTCACATGCAGTGTTGAAATGTTGGCGATTCAAAGATTCACGATTAAAGTGAGCATTAAATGAGATGTTGTGGTTCAGACACGTGAAAGAGTCAAGGTTTATAAATACGTCTCGATCCTGTCTGAATCATTGTACCCGTTTTTGACCTGTTCAGTACATTCACCGTTTTTGAAATAGCAACACACATTATAAACTTCACTTTTCGGCAAACTCGCCAAATCGTTATCAAatcatctttgtgtgtgtgtgtgtgtgtgtgtgttccttccAGAGGCACCACAGCAGTAGATGGAGCAGGCTTTGGAGTGGACCGACCTGCTGAACTAACCAAAAACGATGACGAATATGATGCTTTCCGCAAGAGAATGATGCTGGCTTACCGTTTCAGACCTAATCCTTTGGTCAGTAATGGGAATTCGTTATAAGATGGCTGTCTCTTATAATGCATTGTATTATACATATGttatacatacatgtattttatatatatatatatatatatatatatatatatatatatatatatatatatatatatatatatatatatatataatatataaatacacacagtggcagtcaaaattattcaacccaccATTGCAAATGAggtttgaagaaggcggttgcagcacacaaacccaagaatattactgaactggaggccattactcatgaggaacgggataagattcctcaggaagctggtgtctggctatgaatcttgtttgcagcaggtcataacagcaaaagggtgctctactaagtattaaaggtgctcgccatgaaggggttgaataattttgaggcTAGAGAAGTCATTATACGTTGCATtctcagttgaatttggggaaaccacttgaagcattcgttgtgttgaactatttcaattgcttttgttggatttgtttattgtaaacagctgaaagtctgtaaattttcacaataaacctgatttgcagtgggggttcaATAATTTTGATTGTGCATGTGTGATCTCCtaatctctctcttctctttcctccCACCAGAATAATCCAAGGAGGCCATATTACTGAAGAAGTTGTACTACACTGTAGTTTTTAATCTTGTCTGACACCTATTCTGCAGTCTGTAGTTTGAAATACACACCTTGATAGCCTTGTAACAATTGTCAGAATGTTAAAATGTCCATTTTTCCTTTTAGGCTTAGTCACGCCTGCTCAACTTGTTTTTTGGGATGTGGTTCAAATATTCAgatttttcacatttctcttTAGAAATAGTAAACGCCTTACATTCTTGACATTTATCAAAACTCATTACAATAATGAtactgtttatttaatgtttgttCTCAAAACATTTATTGTAATGTGCTCTGACATCCCATTAAAGTTTTATTggtcctctctctttctgtgtgtgtgtgtgcacttatacatttatttaagatCTAACTCTCTTAATATGGTATTATCTAGTGGTGTCTGAACCGACAGTTCTTGTTAGTCAGGTGTTTCAGacgaagaagcctttatttgtcacatatacattacagaacagtgaaattcttttcttcgcatatcccagctagTTAGGAAGTCGGGTTCCGACAACCCTGGAGCAGGGAAGGtgaagggccttgctcaagccccagcagtggcagcttggtggtgctggggcttgaacccctgaccttctgatcactaACCCACTTCATTCACTACTAATATATCAGGTTCTGTATCAGAGAAGCAAATCAAATCCATTTGAAATTAAATGCCCAGCGTTTACCTatatggaatatatatataatgtgtgtttgtgtttaatacCGCACTATATGACAGTAAGAGCTGTCAGGCTCGTCCTGACTCCTGATGCCTCACAGGTCTACTGGAGTGCGGAAGTTCCCGTGTCGAATCTCGCGAGAATAGCCCAGATTCGCTTAGGCCGcggttgtttttgttgttattgtcgTCAAAATGGCGACTGGCGGAGAGGCCCCGGAGTCCTGGTATCTTGCGCTGCTTGGTTTTGCCGAACATTTCCGCACTTCAAGTCCTCCTAAAATTCGCCTCTGCGTGCACTGTCTCCAGGCTGTATTTCAGTTCAAGCCTCCACAAAGAGTAGAGGCCCGAACGCACCTTCAGCTCGGCTCGGTGCTCTATCACCACACCAAGAACAGCGACCTCGCCCGGAATCATCTCGAGAAAGCGGTAAGACCGACAAGGAAACACCGAGGATGTGGTGGAGAAGCGGAACATGTAGGCCGCAGTAGTGGGAGCGCCGTTTGTGGGAAtacttagctagctagtttagcTAGGTACACATTATATGACTTCTATGGAAGTTATGTAAGCTTTTACAGTCATTCTGCTTTCATTTTTCAATACGTAATGACTTCCCTTGGGaaattatagttatagttacaTGTTCTCGTTACGCTATTCAAAGGGTCAGTCCTGTAGTGAAGGCGGTCATGAACATGAAAATTGTAGTCTTAGCTAACGTGAGCTAGTTTCCCCGCTTCGTATAACTGGTTTCCAGTAtttattcttatatatatattttttttgt
Protein-coding regions in this window:
- the sugp1 gene encoding SURP and G-patch domain-containing protein 1 isoform X1, whose protein sequence is MESNDAARGGWKSKSAHQKSKFNVIMRQEELIAQKKREIEAKLAEQAKQNLSTPSKPPAESTSDSQELKSNKFVNDGSFLQQFLKMQKEKSSPDSASSSDSRGTSSSSQNQKKNVLVGKRPGLGVGSMFNQYKSYSHTKKTPLQIPRPSVFSSPDDDDEDEYDDAYYLEVKVSPPEDEDLAHIINRLAAFIAEGGPELERKALEDYKDNPMFSFLFEKDSKEYLYFRKKLARLRQENHGSSTPTDVSSSVDEDTKKVAEKLARFVADGGPEVEAIAIKHNHDNPTFSFLYDHQSPAHRFYKSKVEEYRQAKSRSAPLSSVESSSGTKRSVATPPSPTPYNLSSSKAEQNQDLAPTGVKRKRKSRWGSEGDRVELPVPSVVIPQMVKPDPDSPALSEQDLIGLGYKKGKPVGLVGVTELSEDQKKQLKEQQEMQEMFDMIMKHKRAMQEMQMMWEKAVRDHQHEYDSDEEIDSRNGTWEHRLRKMEMEKTREWAEQLTEMGKGKHFIGDFLPPDELEKFMETFKALKEGRDPDYSEYKEFKLTVENIGFKMLMKMGWKEGEGLGSESQGIKNPVNKGTTAVDGAGFGVDRPAELTKNDDEYDAFRKRMMLAYRFRPNPLNNPRRPYY
- the sugp1 gene encoding SURP and G-patch domain-containing protein 1 isoform X2, with translation MESNDAARGGWKSKSAHQKSKFNVIMRQEELIAQKKREIEAKLAEQAKQNLSTPSKPPAESTSDSQELKSNKFVNDGSFLQQFLKMQKEKSSPDSASSSDSRGTSSSSQNQKKNVLVGKRPGLGVGSMFNQYKSYSHTKKTPLQIPRPSVFSSPDDDDEDEYDDAYYLEVKVSPPEDEDLAHIINRLAAFIAEGGPELERKALEDYKDNPMFSFLFEKDSKEYLYFRKKLARLRQENHGSSTPTDVDEDTKKVAEKLARFVADGGPEVEAIAIKHNHDNPTFSFLYDHQSPAHRFYKSKVEEYRQAKSRSAPLSSVESSSGTKRSVATPPSPTPYNLSSSKAEQNQDLAPTGVKRKRKSRWGSEGDRVELPVPSVVIPQMVKPDPDSPALSEQDLIGLGYKKGKPVGLVGVTELSEDQKKQLKEQQEMQEMFDMIMKHKRAMQEMQMMWEKAVRDHQHEYDSDEEIDSRNGTWEHRLRKMEMEKTREWAEQLTEMGKGKHFIGDFLPPDELEKFMETFKALKEGRDPDYSEYKEFKLTVENIGFKMLMKMGWKEGEGLGSESQGIKNPVNKGTTAVDGAGFGVDRPAELTKNDDEYDAFRKRMMLAYRFRPNPLNNPRRPYY